One Dietzia sp. JS16-p6b genomic window carries:
- a CDS encoding D-alanyl-D-alanine carboxypeptidase family protein produces the protein MTRPRRPRPLRVAALVTAVLVGSAPFALTAPATAAEPELTTALAEPPPAAVLPSTTSPEYFDTPRDITECPYRTSPPAPVDESEVPLPGQTSPAPPPVPETPPGGDALEGCEVVAPDGFEVPRDVTASAWMISDLDTGEVVAARDPHGRYRPASLIKTLLATVALDALDADRVVTVTDEDLRGAEGSLVGIGPGGQYSVDRLVRGLLMSSGNDAALVLARRMGGVEATLEAMNAHAAGLGAVGTHAATVNGLDGPGMMSTAYDLSLIFRDAMTRPAFARIVATQMSGFPGYPAGEGAGAPDPAAAPPQSGPTLRGDGVAVNPGFVLANDNQLLYNYPGAIGGKTGFTDDARHTFIGAAERDGRRLVVVLLDGTRVPASPWEQAARLLDAGFDTDGSVGHLVTGPPIEPGAGTEHLASGPLGAVGPGDQRSPTTAPGSVLSRNGPWLAVVAAVVVVAAGAVMAMRSRR, from the coding sequence GTGACCCGCCCACGACGACCCCGGCCGCTCCGAGTCGCGGCCCTCGTCACGGCCGTCCTCGTGGGATCGGCGCCGTTCGCTCTCACCGCCCCGGCGACGGCGGCCGAGCCGGAACTGACGACCGCGCTCGCGGAGCCCCCGCCGGCCGCGGTGTTGCCGTCGACCACCTCGCCCGAGTACTTCGACACCCCCCGCGACATCACCGAGTGTCCGTACCGCACCTCCCCGCCCGCCCCCGTCGACGAATCCGAGGTGCCGCTGCCCGGCCAGACCTCTCCCGCACCTCCCCCGGTCCCGGAGACCCCGCCGGGCGGCGATGCCCTGGAAGGCTGCGAGGTCGTGGCGCCGGACGGGTTCGAGGTGCCCCGCGACGTCACCGCCAGCGCGTGGATGATCTCGGACCTGGACACCGGAGAGGTGGTGGCCGCGCGGGATCCCCACGGTCGCTACCGCCCGGCCAGCCTCATCAAGACCCTCCTCGCCACGGTGGCCCTGGACGCCCTCGACGCCGACCGGGTCGTCACGGTGACCGACGAGGATCTCCGGGGCGCCGAGGGCAGCCTGGTGGGTATCGGCCCGGGCGGTCAGTACTCCGTGGACCGTCTGGTGCGGGGCCTGCTCATGTCGTCGGGTAACGACGCCGCCCTCGTGCTCGCGCGGCGGATGGGCGGGGTCGAGGCGACTCTGGAGGCGATGAACGCCCACGCGGCCGGATTGGGTGCCGTCGGTACCCACGCCGCCACCGTGAACGGCCTGGACGGGCCGGGCATGATGTCGACGGCATACGACCTGTCGTTGATCTTCCGCGACGCCATGACCCGCCCGGCGTTCGCCCGCATCGTGGCCACGCAGATGTCCGGGTTCCCCGGGTACCCGGCGGGTGAGGGCGCGGGCGCACCCGATCCGGCCGCCGCGCCACCGCAGTCCGGCCCGACCCTCCGCGGGGACGGGGTCGCGGTCAACCCCGGGTTCGTGCTGGCGAACGACAATCAGCTGCTCTACAACTACCCGGGGGCGATCGGCGGCAAGACCGGCTTCACCGATGACGCCCGGCACACGTTCATCGGTGCGGCCGAGCGGGACGGGCGACGCCTGGTGGTGGTCCTCCTCGACGGCACCCGCGTGCCCGCGTCGCCGTGGGAACAGGCGGCGCGACTGCTCGACGCCGGGTTCGACACCGACGGCTCCGTGGGGCACCTGGTGACGGGTCCCCCGATCGAGCCGGGAGCGGGCACCGAGCACCTGGCCTCCGGGCCGCTCGGGGCCGTGGGTCCCGGCGATCAGCGCAGCCCGACCACCGCACCCGGGTCCGTGCTCTCGAGGAACGGTCCGTGGCTCGCCGTGGTCGCGGCCGTGGTGGTCGTGGCGGCGGGCGCGGTGATGGCGATGCGGTCCCGCCGCTGA
- a CDS encoding succinate dehydrogenase iron-sulfur subunit — translation MTTAVDTTKATDGKDPGSNRPVPPGSTMVTLKIARFNPEDPDAAGWKEYEVPALPSDRLLNLLMYVKNYIDGSLAFRRSCAHGICGSDAMLINGVNRLACKVLMKDMLPKDGKSITITIAPIRGLPVEKDLYVDMEPFFKSFRDVMPYLITSGNQPTAERIQSQTDRARFDDTTKCILCACCTTSCPVFWADGSYFGPASIVNAHRFIFDSRDEGAAERLEILNDAEGVWRCRTTFNCTDACPRGIQVTKAIQEVKRALLFAR, via the coding sequence ATGACCACCGCAGTCGACACCACCAAGGCCACCGACGGCAAGGACCCGGGCTCGAACCGTCCGGTGCCGCCCGGCTCCACCATGGTCACGCTCAAGATCGCCCGGTTCAACCCGGAGGATCCGGACGCGGCGGGCTGGAAGGAGTACGAGGTCCCGGCACTGCCGTCGGACCGTCTGCTCAACCTGTTGATGTACGTCAAGAACTACATCGACGGCAGCCTGGCGTTCCGACGCTCGTGCGCACACGGCATCTGCGGCTCCGACGCCATGCTGATCAACGGGGTCAACCGCCTGGCGTGCAAGGTCCTCATGAAGGACATGCTCCCCAAGGACGGCAAGTCCATCACCATCACCATCGCCCCGATCCGTGGGTTGCCGGTGGAGAAGGACCTGTACGTCGACATGGAGCCGTTCTTCAAGTCGTTCCGTGACGTCATGCCCTACCTCATCACGTCCGGGAACCAGCCGACGGCCGAGCGTATCCAGTCCCAGACCGACCGGGCCCGCTTCGACGACACCACCAAGTGCATCCTCTGCGCCTGCTGCACGACCTCGTGCCCGGTGTTCTGGGCTGACGGCTCGTACTTCGGCCCGGCGTCGATCGTCAACGCCCACCGGTTCATCTTCGACTCCCGTGACGAGGGTGCCGCCGAGCGTCTGGAGATCCTCAACGACGCCGAGGGTGTGTGGCGGTGCCGGACGACCTTCAACTGCACCGATGCGTGCCCCCGTGGCATCCAGGTGACCAAGGCGATCCAGGAGGTCAAGCGCGCCCTGCTGTTCGCGCGCTGA
- the sdhA gene encoding succinate dehydrogenase flavoprotein subunit, with protein MTDRQVHQHQYDVVIVGAGGAGMRAAIEAGPRTRTAVLTKLYPTRSHTGAAQGGMCAALANVEEDNWEWHTFDTVKGGDYLVDQDAAEIMAKEAITAVIDLENMGLPFNRTPEGKIDQRRFGGHTRDHGKAPVRRACYAADRTGHMILQTLYQNCVKHDVEFFNEFYVLDLCLTETPDGPVATGCVAYELASGDLHVFHSKATVFATGGSGRMYKTTSNAHTLTGDGMAVVFRKGLPLEDMEFHQFHPTGLAGLGILISEAVRGEGGILRNADGERFMERYAPTIKDLAPRDIVARSMVLEVREGRGAGPDKDYVYIDVTHLGADVLEEKLPDITEFSRTYLGVDPVTELVPVFPTCHYVMGGIPTNVKGEVLRTNDDVVPGLYAAGECACVSVHGSNRLGTNSLLDINVFGRRAGIAAAEYAAGHDFVELPEEPEKMVREWMESMLAEHGTENANDIRTEMQAMMDDKASVYRTEQSLTEARDELRALKKRYADVTVSDKGKRFNTELLEAVELGFLLEMAEVTVVSALNRKESRGGHAREDYPDRNDDEFMKHTMAFKDGLGLLSEVRLDWKPVVQTRYEPMERKY; from the coding sequence ATGACCGATCGTCAGGTCCACCAGCACCAGTACGACGTGGTAATCGTCGGCGCCGGCGGCGCAGGCATGCGCGCGGCCATCGAGGCGGGCCCGCGGACCCGCACCGCCGTCCTCACCAAGCTCTACCCCACCCGCTCCCACACCGGCGCCGCGCAGGGCGGCATGTGCGCCGCCCTCGCGAACGTGGAGGAGGACAACTGGGAGTGGCACACGTTCGACACGGTCAAGGGCGGCGACTACCTCGTCGACCAGGACGCCGCGGAGATCATGGCCAAGGAGGCCATCACCGCGGTCATCGACCTGGAGAACATGGGTCTCCCGTTCAACCGCACGCCCGAGGGCAAGATTGACCAGCGCCGCTTCGGTGGCCACACCCGTGACCACGGGAAGGCACCCGTGCGCCGGGCCTGTTACGCGGCCGACCGCACCGGGCACATGATCCTGCAGACGCTGTACCAGAACTGCGTCAAGCACGACGTGGAGTTCTTCAACGAGTTCTACGTCCTCGACCTGTGCCTCACGGAGACCCCCGACGGGCCGGTCGCCACCGGGTGCGTGGCCTACGAGCTCGCCTCCGGCGACCTGCACGTCTTCCACTCCAAGGCCACCGTCTTCGCGACCGGCGGGTCGGGCCGGATGTACAAGACCACCTCCAACGCCCACACCCTCACCGGTGACGGCATGGCCGTGGTGTTCCGCAAGGGTCTGCCCCTGGAGGACATGGAGTTCCACCAGTTCCACCCGACGGGACTCGCCGGCCTGGGCATCCTCATCTCCGAGGCGGTCCGCGGCGAGGGCGGCATCCTGCGCAACGCGGACGGCGAGCGCTTCATGGAGCGATACGCCCCCACCATCAAGGACCTCGCGCCGCGCGACATCGTCGCCCGCTCGATGGTCCTCGAGGTGCGCGAGGGCCGCGGTGCCGGGCCCGACAAGGACTACGTCTACATCGACGTGACCCACCTCGGGGCGGACGTCCTCGAGGAGAAGCTGCCGGACATCACCGAGTTCTCCCGGACCTACCTGGGCGTCGACCCGGTCACCGAGCTGGTCCCGGTGTTCCCGACGTGTCACTACGTCATGGGCGGCATCCCGACCAACGTCAAGGGTGAGGTCCTGCGCACCAACGACGACGTGGTGCCCGGCCTCTACGCGGCGGGCGAGTGCGCCTGCGTGTCGGTGCACGGCTCCAACCGGCTGGGCACCAACTCCCTGCTGGACATCAACGTGTTCGGCCGCCGGGCAGGGATCGCCGCGGCGGAGTACGCCGCGGGTCACGACTTCGTCGAGCTCCCCGAGGAGCCCGAGAAGATGGTCCGCGAGTGGATGGAGAGCATGCTCGCGGAGCACGGCACGGAGAACGCCAACGACATCCGCACCGAGATGCAGGCGATGATGGACGACAAGGCGTCGGTGTACCGCACCGAACAGTCGCTCACCGAGGCCCGGGACGAGCTCCGCGCCCTCAAGAAGCGCTACGCCGACGTGACCGTCAGCGACAAGGGCAAGCGATTCAACACCGAGCTCCTGGAAGCCGTTGAGCTGGGCTTCCTCCTCGAGATGGCAGAGGTGACGGTGGTGAGCGCGCTCAACCGCAAGGAGTCCCGCGGCGGCCACGCCCGGGAGGACTACCCCGACCGCAACGACGACGAGTTCATGAAGCACACGATGGCGTTCAAGGACGGCCTCGGCCTCCTCTCGGAGGTCCGGCTGGACTGGAAGCCGGTCGTGCAGACCCGCTACGAGCCGATGGAGCGTAAGTACTGA
- a CDS encoding succinate dehydrogenase hydrophobic membrane anchor subunit — translation MADAPVLQTSYDRPASLAQPRSPRLRSRGNFERTAWIFMRASGVALVILTFGHLTMGLMIDEGVHRIDWAYVAERWQSPFWASWSLLMLWLAQLHGANGVRTVIADYARKDSTRFWLNSLLVVATILVLVLGTYAIFGLAYDI, via the coding sequence ATGGCAGACGCACCTGTTCTCCAGACGTCGTACGATCGCCCCGCCTCGCTCGCCCAGCCCCGCTCCCCGCGCCTGCGGTCACGAGGCAACTTCGAGCGGACCGCCTGGATCTTCATGCGCGCCTCGGGCGTCGCACTGGTCATCCTCACGTTCGGCCACCTGACCATGGGCCTCATGATCGACGAGGGTGTGCACAGGATCGACTGGGCCTACGTCGCCGAGCGTTGGCAGAGCCCGTTCTGGGCCTCGTGGAGCCTCCTCATGCTCTGGCTCGCACAGCTCCACGGCGCCAACGGCGTCCGGACGGTTATCGCCGACTACGCGCGCAAGGACTCGACGCGCTTCTGGCTCAATTCCCTTCTGGTCGTCGCGACCATCCTCGTTCTGGTCCTGGGTACCTACGCCATCTTCGGCCTCGCCTACGACATCTGA